In one Streptomyces sp. T12 genomic region, the following are encoded:
- a CDS encoding GTP 3',8-cyclase MoaA, with the protein MPIDTYGRVATDLRVSLTDVGVPPLERSREWGSNLRCTYCMPEQGLRRLANPDLLTDDEVVRLVRIAVTELGVDEVRFTGGEPLLRPGLVGIVERCAALAPRPRLSLTINGIGLERTAEALGHAGLDRVNVSLDTLRPAVFKALTRRDRHHDVLRGLAAAQAAGLTPVKVNAVLMPGLNDDEAPELLAWAMENDYELRFVEQVPLDAQHGRQRDGMITAGDVLESLRTRFTLTPEPDEARGSAPAERWIVDGGPARVAVIASLRSGVPDEEIAGLWKRAMWGKKAGSGLDEPSFRQPDRPMSAIGG; encoded by the coding sequence ATGCCCATCGACACCTACGGCCGAGTCGCCACCGACCTGCGGGTCTCGCTCACCGACGTGGGGGTCCCCCCGCTCGAGCGAAGCCGAGAGTGGGGGAGCAACCTGCGCTGCACGTACTGCATGCCGGAACAGGGCCTGCGCCGGCTGGCCAACCCCGACCTGCTCACGGACGACGAGGTCGTACGGCTCGTCCGGATCGCGGTCACCGAACTCGGCGTGGACGAGGTCCGGTTCACCGGCGGCGAGCCGCTGCTGCGCCCCGGCCTCGTCGGGATCGTCGAGCGGTGCGCCGCCCTCGCACCGCGCCCCCGGCTGTCGCTGACCATCAACGGCATCGGCCTGGAGCGCACCGCCGAAGCCCTGGGGCACGCCGGCCTGGACCGGGTCAACGTCTCGCTGGACACGCTGCGCCCCGCCGTCTTCAAGGCCCTGACCCGGCGGGACCGCCACCACGACGTGCTGCGGGGCTTGGCCGCGGCCCAGGCCGCCGGGCTCACCCCGGTGAAGGTCAACGCCGTCCTGATGCCCGGACTCAACGACGACGAGGCACCCGAACTGCTCGCGTGGGCCATGGAGAACGACTACGAACTCCGGTTCGTCGAGCAGGTGCCGCTCGACGCCCAGCACGGCCGGCAGCGCGACGGCATGATCACCGCCGGGGACGTACTGGAGAGCCTGCGCACCCGTTTCACGCTCACCCCCGAGCCGGATGAGGCGCGCGGCTCCGCGCCCGCCGAGCGCTGGATCGTCGACGGCGGCCCGGCCCGGGTCGCTGTCATCGCCTCACTGCGCTCCGGGGTGCCGGACGAGGAGATCGCGGGGCTGTGGAAGCGCGCGATGTGGGGGAAGAAGGCCGGCTCCGGACTCGACGAGCCGTCCTTCCGGCAGCCCGACCGGCCGATGTCGGCCATCGGGGGCTGA
- the mshA gene encoding D-inositol-3-phosphate glycosyltransferase yields the protein MSRYTLVGPPRTRTPGAHGRPRRVAMLSVHTSPLHQPGTGDAGGMNVYIVELAKRLAALDIEVEIFTRATSAALPPTVELAPGVLVRHVAAGPYEGLAKEDLPAQLCAFAHGVTQAWAGHHPGHYDVVHSHYWLSGHVGRLAAERWGVPLVHAMHTMAKVKNANLADGDNPEPAARVLGETEVVHAADRLIANTEKEADELLRHYDADSGRVAVVHPGVDLERFRPDARGVEAGRAAARSRLGLPQDALMPLFVGRIQPLKAPDVLLRAVARLLEERPWLRERIVVPVVGGPSGSGLARPEGLQKLAARLGISDVVLFRPPVGQDRLADWYRASSVLVMPSHSESFGLVAVEAQACGTPVIAAEVGGLPVAVRDGVSGVLVPGHDPADYARALYGFADDPARSARMSEAAVRHARSFGWATAAAATADVYTAALLRRGCGARVRGSGAGGEGQLQ from the coding sequence GTGAGCCGGTACACCCTCGTGGGCCCGCCCCGGACGCGGACACCCGGCGCCCACGGCCGCCCCCGCCGCGTCGCCATGCTCAGCGTGCACACCTCACCGCTGCACCAGCCCGGCACCGGCGACGCGGGCGGCATGAACGTCTACATCGTCGAGCTGGCCAAGCGCCTCGCCGCCCTCGACATCGAGGTGGAGATCTTCACCCGGGCCACCTCCGCCGCACTTCCGCCCACCGTCGAACTCGCGCCCGGCGTCCTGGTACGGCACGTGGCCGCCGGACCCTACGAAGGTCTGGCCAAGGAGGACCTGCCCGCCCAGCTGTGCGCCTTCGCGCACGGCGTGACGCAGGCCTGGGCAGGCCACCACCCCGGCCACTACGACGTGGTCCACTCCCACTACTGGCTCTCCGGCCACGTCGGCCGGCTCGCCGCCGAGCGGTGGGGCGTCCCGCTCGTCCACGCCATGCACACCATGGCCAAGGTCAAGAACGCCAACCTGGCCGACGGCGACAACCCCGAGCCCGCCGCCCGGGTGCTCGGCGAGACCGAAGTCGTACACGCCGCCGACCGGTTGATAGCCAACACCGAGAAGGAAGCGGACGAACTGCTCCGCCACTACGACGCCGACAGCGGCCGGGTCGCCGTCGTCCACCCCGGAGTCGACCTGGAGCGCTTCCGCCCCGACGCCCGGGGTGTCGAGGCCGGACGCGCCGCGGCCCGGTCCCGCCTCGGCCTCCCGCAGGACGCGCTGATGCCCTTGTTCGTAGGCCGCATACAGCCGCTGAAGGCGCCTGATGTCCTGCTGCGCGCGGTGGCCCGGCTGTTGGAGGAGCGGCCGTGGCTGCGTGAGCGGATCGTGGTGCCGGTCGTGGGCGGGCCCAGCGGCAGCGGCCTGGCCAGGCCGGAAGGCCTGCAGAAGCTGGCGGCCCGCCTCGGCATCTCGGACGTCGTGCTGTTCCGGCCGCCGGTCGGCCAGGACCGGCTCGCCGACTGGTACCGGGCGTCCTCCGTCCTGGTCATGCCTTCCCACAGCGAGTCCTTCGGTCTGGTGGCCGTCGAGGCACAGGCGTGTGGCACCCCGGTGATCGCCGCGGAGGTCGGTGGCCTGCCGGTGGCCGTACGAGACGGGGTGAGCGGCGTTCTCGTACCCGGGCACGATCCGGCGGACTACGCGCGGGCGCTGTACGGCTTCGCCGACGACCCGGCGCGCTCCGCCCGGATGAGCGAGGCCGCGGTCCGGCATGCCCGGTCCTTCGGCTGGGCCACGGCCGCGGCGGCGACGGCGGACGTGTACACGGCTGCCCTGCTCCGTCGCGGCTGCGGCGCTCGCGTACGCGGCTCTGGCGCAGGCGGCGAGGGGCAACTCCAGTAG
- a CDS encoding L-serine ammonia-lyase, producing the protein MAISVFDLFSIGIGPSSSHTVGPMRAAGMFVARLKQDGVLAQTAAVRAELFGSLGATGHGHGTPKAVLLGLEGYEPHTVDVARAELDVERIRGTGRIRLLGAEIGPAHEIDFDASTQLVLHRRRSLPYHANGMILFAYDGDGVPLLEKTYYSVGGGFVVDEDAVGADRIKPDDTVPAHPFSTGDDLLRLTKETGLSISALMLENEKAWRTEEEIRAGLLEIWRVMEACVARGLGREGILPGGLKVRRRAASAARALRSEGDPAGRAMEWVTLYAMAVNEENAAGGRVVTAPTNGAAGIIPAVLQYFLAFVPGADEEGIVRFLLAAGAIGLLFKENASISGAEVGCQGEVGSACSMAAGGLAEVLGGSPEQVENAAEIGMEHNLGLTCDPVGGLVQIPCIERNGMAAVKAVTAARMALRGDGRHHVSLDKVIKTMKETGADMKVKYKETARGGLAVNVIEC; encoded by the coding sequence GTGGCAATCAGCGTCTTCGACCTGTTCTCCATAGGCATCGGCCCGTCCAGTTCGCACACCGTCGGACCGATGCGCGCCGCCGGGATGTTCGTCGCCCGGCTGAAGCAGGACGGCGTGCTCGCCCAGACCGCCGCGGTGCGGGCGGAGTTGTTCGGCTCCCTCGGCGCCACCGGCCACGGCCACGGCACGCCCAAGGCGGTGCTGCTGGGCCTGGAGGGCTACGAGCCGCACACGGTCGACGTCGCCCGGGCCGAACTGGACGTCGAGCGGATCCGCGGCACCGGACGCATTCGCCTCCTCGGTGCCGAGATCGGCCCGGCCCACGAGATCGACTTCGACGCCTCGACCCAGCTGGTCCTGCACCGCCGGCGATCGCTGCCGTACCACGCCAACGGCATGATCCTCTTCGCGTACGACGGCGACGGCGTACCGCTGCTGGAGAAGACGTACTACTCCGTGGGCGGGGGCTTCGTCGTCGACGAGGACGCGGTCGGCGCGGACCGCATCAAGCCCGACGACACGGTGCCGGCCCACCCGTTCAGCACCGGCGACGACCTGCTGCGCCTCACGAAGGAGACCGGCCTGTCGATCTCCGCGCTGATGCTGGAGAACGAGAAGGCATGGCGCACCGAGGAGGAGATCCGTGCGGGCCTGCTGGAGATCTGGCGGGTCATGGAGGCATGTGTCGCACGCGGACTCGGCCGTGAGGGCATCCTCCCCGGCGGTCTGAAGGTCCGTCGGCGGGCCGCGTCGGCGGCCCGGGCGCTGCGCAGCGAGGGTGACCCGGCGGGCCGCGCCATGGAATGGGTGACCCTCTACGCGATGGCCGTGAACGAGGAGAACGCCGCGGGCGGCCGGGTCGTGACCGCCCCGACCAACGGCGCGGCCGGCATCATCCCCGCCGTCCTTCAGTACTTCCTCGCCTTCGTGCCGGGCGCCGACGAGGAAGGCATCGTGCGCTTCCTCCTCGCGGCGGGCGCCATCGGCCTGCTGTTCAAGGAGAACGCGTCCATCTCCGGCGCCGAGGTCGGCTGCCAGGGCGAGGTCGGCTCGGCCTGCTCGATGGCCGCCGGTGGTCTCGCCGAGGTCCTCGGCGGCAGCCCCGAACAGGTCGAGAACGCCGCCGAGATCGGCATGGAGCACAACCTCGGCCTCACCTGCGACCCGGTCGGCGGCCTCGTCCAGATCCCCTGCATCGAGCGCAACGGCATGGCCGCGGTCAAGGCCGTCACCGCCGCCCGCATGGCGCTGCGCGGCGACGGCCGCCACCACGTCTCCCTCGACAAGGTCATCAAGACCATGAAGGAGACCGGCGCCGACATGAAGGTCAAGTACAAGGAGACCGCCCGCGGCGGCCTCGCCGTCAACGTCATCGAGTGCTGA
- a CDS encoding exonuclease SbcCD subunit D, translating to MRILHTSDWHLGRAFHRVNMLGAQAEFIGHLVTTVRERGVDAVVVSGDVYDRAVPPLAAVELFDDALHRLADLGVPTVMISGNHDSARRLGVGAGLIGRAGIHLRTEPAACGTPVVLRDDFGDVAFYGLPYLEPALVKDEFGVDKPGHEAVLAAAMDRVRADLAARARGTRSVVLAHAFVTGGEASDSERDITVGGVAAVPAGVFDGVDYAALGHLHGSQTITERVRYSGSPLPYSFSEADHRKSMWLVDLDADGAVAAERVECPVPRALARIRGTLEELLADPGLARHEEAWVEATLTDAVRPADPMARLAERFPHTLILVFAPERAPDDPDVSYAKRLADRSDQEIAEDFVAHVRGAGPDEREQGVLRDAFDAVRADEAVREVAR from the coding sequence ATGAGAATTCTGCACACCTCCGACTGGCATCTCGGCCGGGCGTTCCACCGGGTGAACATGCTCGGGGCCCAGGCCGAGTTCATCGGCCATCTCGTCACGACCGTGCGCGAGCGCGGCGTGGACGCGGTGGTCGTCTCGGGAGACGTGTACGACCGGGCGGTGCCGCCGCTCGCCGCGGTCGAGCTGTTCGACGATGCCCTGCACCGGCTCGCCGACCTCGGTGTGCCGACGGTGATGATCTCCGGGAACCACGACTCGGCGCGCCGGCTCGGTGTGGGCGCGGGGCTGATCGGGCGGGCCGGCATCCATCTGCGGACCGAGCCCGCGGCGTGCGGCACACCGGTCGTGCTTCGGGACGACTTCGGCGACGTGGCCTTCTACGGCCTGCCCTATCTCGAACCCGCCCTGGTGAAGGACGAGTTCGGCGTCGACAAGCCCGGGCACGAGGCCGTGCTCGCCGCCGCTATGGACCGGGTACGGGCCGACCTCGCCGCACGTGCGCGTGGCACGCGGTCGGTCGTCCTCGCGCACGCCTTCGTCACCGGGGGCGAGGCCAGCGACAGCGAGCGGGACATCACCGTGGGCGGGGTGGCCGCGGTACCTGCCGGGGTCTTCGACGGCGTGGACTACGCGGCACTGGGCCATCTGCACGGCAGCCAGACCATCACCGAGCGCGTCCGCTACTCGGGCTCGCCGCTGCCGTACTCCTTCTCGGAGGCCGACCACCGCAAGAGCATGTGGCTCGTCGACCTGGACGCCGACGGCGCGGTCGCCGCTGAGCGCGTCGAGTGCCCGGTGCCGCGTGCGCTGGCCCGGATCCGGGGGACGTTGGAGGAACTGCTCGCCGATCCCGGGCTCGCGCGGCACGAGGAGGCGTGGGTCGAGGCGACGCTCACGGACGCCGTGCGCCCGGCGGACCCCATGGCCCGTCTCGCCGAGCGCTTCCCGCACACGCTCATCCTGGTCTTCGCCCCCGAGCGGGCGCCGGACGATCCCGACGTGTCCTATGCGAAGCGGCTCGCGGACCGGAGCGACCAGGAGATCGCGGAGGACTTCGTGGCGCATGTGCGGGGCGCCGGGCCCGACGAGCGCGAACAGGGCGTGCTGCGGGACGCCTTCGACGCGGTGCGGGCCGACGAGGCCGTGCGGGAGGTGGCGCGATGA
- the gcvH gene encoding glycine cleavage system protein GcvH, with the protein MTSAPQLSRGSAGETDTSIPRHLRYTWDHEWLVVDEGNATVGITAFAAKALGDVVDLRLPAVGSWVEAGESCGRIESLTAVSGLYAPASGRVLEVNTALADDPGVVNAAPYTGGWLFRLRVENIAGALTPDAYAAHCAHTQGDRR; encoded by the coding sequence ATGACCTCCGCGCCCCAACTCTCCCGGGGATCCGCAGGGGAGACCGACACGAGCATTCCGCGACACCTGCGTTACACCTGGGACCACGAGTGGCTCGTCGTGGACGAGGGCAACGCCACCGTCGGCATCACCGCGTTCGCGGCGAAGGCCCTCGGTGATGTGGTCGACCTCCGTCTGCCCGCGGTCGGTTCCTGGGTCGAGGCGGGGGAGAGCTGCGGGCGGATCGAGTCACTGACCGCCGTCAGCGGCCTGTACGCCCCCGCCTCGGGCCGGGTCCTGGAAGTCAACACCGCGCTGGCCGACGACCCCGGCGTCGTCAACGCCGCCCCCTACACCGGCGGCTGGCTGTTCCGGCTGCGCGTCGAGAACATCGCCGGCGCGCTGACCCCCGATGCCTACGCCGCCCACTGTGCCCACACCCAAGGAGACCGCCGATGA
- a CDS encoding RNA polymerase sigma factor — translation MTEPPPQPIPREWCAELERCHRDHAQRLFGHVFLLTKRDKQTTEDVVQDTFRAAAGNWGRLRRLGAESLAGWLFGAASNIAIDYFRRNERARRYQAEVWDRLYQASPQDTCHLALTEAALEHCWKVIERMPPRQHAAALLRWRCGYTYREISSILGMTEKTVSAHLSTARRTLIDEVGPYLPFDLDKPQKGGSQS, via the coding sequence GTGACGGAACCGCCTCCGCAGCCGATTCCCCGCGAATGGTGTGCGGAGCTCGAACGTTGCCACCGCGATCACGCCCAGCGGCTGTTCGGCCACGTCTTCCTGCTCACCAAGCGGGACAAGCAGACCACCGAGGATGTTGTACAGGACACCTTCCGGGCCGCCGCTGGAAATTGGGGTCGGTTACGCCGCTTGGGAGCCGAATCCCTTGCAGGGTGGCTGTTCGGTGCTGCGTCGAACATCGCCATCGACTATTTCCGTAGAAACGAACGGGCCCGGCGATACCAGGCCGAGGTATGGGACCGGCTCTACCAGGCGTCTCCACAGGACACCTGCCATCTCGCACTTACCGAGGCGGCGTTGGAGCACTGCTGGAAGGTGATCGAGCGAATGCCTCCCCGACAGCACGCGGCCGCGCTCCTGCGGTGGCGATGCGGGTACACCTACCGCGAAATCTCAAGCATCCTGGGTATGACGGAAAAGACCGTCAGCGCCCACCTGTCCACCGCGCGCCGCACGCTGATCGACGAGGTGGGCCCATACCTGCCGTTCGACCTGGACAAGCCGCAGAAGGGAGGCTCACAGTCATGA
- the glyA gene encoding serine hydroxymethyltransferase: protein MTLFNQPLHELDPAIAAALDAELERQQSTLEMIASENFAPVAVMEAQGSVATNKYAEGYPGRRYYGGCEHVDVAEQIAIDRVKELFGAEYANVQPHSGASANQAALFALAQPGDTILGLDLAHGGHLTHGMRLNFSGKQFNVVPYHVDDSGLVDMAEVERLAKEHRPKVIIAGWSAYPRQLDFAEFRRIADEVEAYLWVDMAHFAGLVAAGLHPNPVEYADVVTSTTHKTLGGPRGGIILAKQAFAKKLNSSVFPGFQGGPLEHVIAAKAVSFKVAASEEFKERQRRTVDGARILAERLTAADAREAGVNVLSGGTDVHLILVDLRESELDGQQAEDRLHEVGITVNRNAVPNDPRPPMVTSGLRIGTPALATRGFQAEDFAEVADVIAAALKPAYDAEALKARVKALADKHPLYPGL, encoded by the coding sequence ATGACCCTGTTCAACCAGCCCCTGCACGAGCTGGACCCGGCCATCGCCGCCGCGCTCGACGCCGAGCTGGAGCGCCAGCAGTCCACCCTGGAGATGATCGCCTCCGAGAACTTCGCGCCGGTCGCGGTCATGGAGGCGCAGGGCTCGGTCGCCACCAACAAGTACGCCGAGGGCTACCCGGGCCGGCGCTACTACGGCGGATGTGAGCACGTCGACGTCGCCGAGCAGATCGCCATCGACCGGGTCAAGGAGCTGTTCGGCGCCGAGTACGCCAACGTCCAGCCCCACTCCGGCGCCTCCGCCAACCAGGCCGCCCTGTTCGCCCTCGCCCAGCCCGGCGACACCATCCTCGGACTGGACCTGGCGCACGGCGGTCACCTCACCCACGGGATGCGGCTGAACTTCTCCGGCAAGCAGTTCAACGTGGTCCCGTACCACGTGGACGACTCCGGTCTCGTGGACATGGCCGAGGTCGAGCGGCTCGCCAAGGAGCACCGGCCGAAGGTGATCATCGCCGGCTGGTCGGCGTATCCGCGGCAGCTGGACTTCGCCGAGTTCCGCCGGATCGCCGACGAGGTCGAGGCGTACCTGTGGGTCGACATGGCGCACTTCGCCGGTCTGGTCGCGGCGGGCCTGCACCCCAACCCGGTCGAGTACGCGGACGTCGTCACCTCCACCACCCACAAGACCCTGGGCGGCCCGCGCGGCGGCATCATCCTCGCCAAGCAGGCCTTCGCGAAGAAGCTGAACTCGTCCGTCTTCCCGGGCTTCCAGGGCGGCCCCCTGGAGCACGTGATCGCGGCCAAGGCGGTCTCCTTCAAGGTCGCCGCGAGCGAGGAGTTCAAGGAGCGCCAGCGCCGCACGGTCGACGGCGCCCGCATCCTCGCCGAGCGCCTGACGGCCGCCGACGCCCGTGAGGCCGGCGTGAACGTGCTGTCCGGCGGCACGGACGTGCACCTGATCCTGGTCGACCTGCGCGAGTCCGAGCTGGACGGCCAGCAGGCCGAGGACCGTCTCCACGAGGTCGGCATCACGGTCAACCGCAACGCCGTCCCGAACGACCCGCGCCCGCCGATGGTGACCTCGGGCCTGCGCATCGGCACCCCGGCCCTGGCCACCCGTGGCTTCCAGGCCGAGGACTTCGCCGAGGTCGCGGACGTCATCGCCGCGGCACTGAAGCCGGCGTACGACGCCGAAGCGCTCAAGGCCCGGGTCAAGGCGCTGGCGGACAAGCACCCGCTGTACCCCGGCCTGTAA
- a CDS encoding DUF4328 domain-containing protein, whose product MSSLGLLVAAVAGLALIALCDLFSLFAGFRLRAAIDGDGGFVTAAQQELEAASSLYETAGRYQVIVYLPAAIVFVVWFFRMRRNTGLLAPDQFGRGPGWAIGAWLIPLVNLWMPYRIALDMWGAATPLPAEGERYRARTWPVNLWWALFVFSVLFNRYAGTKYKDAETLTEIRDGVVQYMAADVVHIVAAAAAVYFAVRLTAMQRLKAVEGPYLSVVVKGASA is encoded by the coding sequence GTGTCGTCTCTCGGTCTCCTGGTCGCAGCCGTCGCAGGGCTCGCTCTGATTGCCCTGTGTGACCTGTTCAGCCTGTTCGCCGGTTTTCGGCTCCGGGCGGCGATCGACGGAGACGGGGGCTTCGTCACGGCTGCGCAGCAGGAACTGGAAGCCGCTTCCTCGCTGTACGAGACGGCCGGGCGGTACCAGGTCATCGTGTACTTGCCCGCCGCGATCGTGTTCGTCGTCTGGTTTTTCCGTATGCGCCGCAACACCGGGCTTCTGGCGCCGGACCAGTTCGGCCGGGGCCCCGGTTGGGCCATTGGAGCCTGGCTCATTCCGCTGGTGAACCTCTGGATGCCGTACCGCATCGCCCTCGACATGTGGGGGGCCGCTACTCCCCTACCAGCCGAGGGCGAGCGGTACCGGGCGCGGACCTGGCCGGTGAACCTGTGGTGGGCTCTGTTCGTCTTCAGCGTCCTGTTCAATCGGTACGCCGGGACGAAATACAAGGACGCCGAGACGTTGACGGAGATCAGGGACGGGGTGGTGCAGTACATGGCCGCCGACGTGGTGCACATCGTCGCCGCCGCTGCCGCCGTGTACTTCGCCGTCCGGCTGACCGCCATGCAGCGGCTCAAGGCGGTTGAGGGGCCGTACCTGTCTGTGGTCGTCAAGGGCGCGTCGGCCTGA
- a CDS encoding histidine phosphatase family protein — translation MTARIGAGPLRRLVVLRHAKSAWPDGVADHERPLAPRGHRDAPAAGRMLAEADCLPDLALCSTAVRARETWELAAAQWGTPPPVRHEPRLYAADVPDLLAVVHEVPSEVETLLLVGHNPGLEELVLELAGDGLDDALDQVRTKFPTSAIAVLAWHGPTWRALAPGTALLTGVMVARGKKK, via the coding sequence ATGACCGCGCGTATCGGAGCGGGCCCGCTGCGCCGCCTGGTCGTCCTGCGGCACGCCAAGTCCGCCTGGCCGGACGGCGTCGCCGACCACGAACGCCCACTGGCCCCGCGCGGCCACCGGGACGCCCCGGCCGCGGGCCGGATGCTGGCCGAAGCCGACTGTCTGCCGGACCTCGCCCTGTGCTCGACCGCCGTACGCGCGCGTGAAACCTGGGAACTGGCCGCCGCCCAGTGGGGCACGCCGCCGCCGGTGCGCCACGAGCCGCGGCTGTACGCGGCGGACGTACCCGACCTGCTGGCGGTCGTGCACGAGGTGCCCTCCGAGGTCGAGACGCTGCTGTTGGTCGGGCACAACCCCGGCCTGGAGGAGCTCGTCCTCGAACTCGCCGGGGACGGCCTGGACGACGCGCTGGACCAGGTCCGTACGAAGTTCCCGACATCGGCGATCGCCGTACTGGCCTGGCACGGCCCCACCTGGCGGGCCCTCGCGCCCGGCACGGCCCTGCTGACGGGCGTGATGGTGGCCCGGGGCAAGAAGAAGTGA
- the fdhD gene encoding formate dehydrogenase accessory sulfurtransferase FdhD translates to MGRVTERRRVVRIRDGALSVRPDTLVAEEPLEIRLGGKPLAITMRTPGDDFALAAGFLVSEGVVSRAEDVANIVYCAGATQDGSNTYNVVDVQLAPGVPLPDITLERNVYTTSSCGLCGKASLDAVRTTARWPIADTPPVRVTPELLAALPDQLRAAQRVFDRTGGLHAAALFSPEGGLLDLREDVGRHNAVDKLIGRALRNGELPLARTILLVSGRASFELAQKAVMAGIPVLAAVSAPSSLAVDLAAETGLTLVGFLRGSSMNVYAGEQRLDLRAGAMAGESAR, encoded by the coding sequence ATGGGACGGGTCACCGAGCGACGGCGCGTCGTGCGCATCCGGGACGGCGCGCTGAGCGTACGTCCGGACACACTGGTGGCGGAGGAGCCACTGGAGATCCGGCTCGGCGGCAAGCCGCTGGCGATCACCATGCGCACGCCCGGGGACGACTTCGCGCTCGCCGCCGGCTTCCTGGTGAGCGAGGGCGTCGTGAGCCGGGCCGAGGACGTCGCGAACATCGTGTACTGCGCGGGCGCCACGCAGGACGGCTCGAACACGTACAACGTCGTCGACGTGCAACTCGCCCCCGGCGTACCGCTCCCCGACATCACGCTCGAACGCAACGTGTACACCACGTCGTCCTGCGGCCTGTGCGGCAAGGCCAGCCTGGACGCCGTACGCACCACGGCACGATGGCCGATCGCCGACACACCCCCGGTCCGGGTCACCCCGGAGCTGCTGGCAGCTCTGCCCGATCAACTCCGGGCAGCGCAGCGGGTGTTCGACCGCACGGGCGGTCTGCACGCCGCCGCGCTGTTCTCGCCCGAGGGTGGCCTTCTCGACCTGCGCGAGGACGTGGGACGGCACAACGCCGTCGACAAGCTGATCGGCCGCGCACTGCGCAATGGCGAACTGCCGCTGGCCCGCACCATCCTGCTCGTGTCCGGGCGGGCCTCCTTCGAGCTGGCGCAGAAGGCGGTCATGGCGGGCATCCCGGTGCTGGCGGCGGTCTCGGCGCCGTCCTCCCTCGCCGTGGATCTGGCGGCGGAGACGGGGCTCACCCTCGTCGGCTTCCTGCGCGGCAGCTCCATGAACGTGTACGCGGGCGAGCAGCGCCTCGACCTGCGTGCCGGGGCCATGGCGGGAGAGTCGGCGAGGTGA
- a CDS encoding YigZ family protein: protein MQDEYRTVAHAGVHETEVNRSRFICALAPAATEQEAQDFLAAIRKEHAAATHNCWAYVIGADAAIQKASDDGEPGGTAGVPMLQMLLRRDMRYVVAVVTRYYGGVKLGAGGLIRAYGGAVGEALDTLGTLTRRRFRLATVTVDHQRAGKVQNDLRSTGREVRDVQYGEAVTIEIGLPDADVEAFRAWLADATAGTAGFELGEEAYGDA, encoded by the coding sequence ATGCAGGACGAATACCGCACAGTCGCCCACGCGGGCGTGCACGAGACCGAGGTCAACCGCTCACGCTTCATCTGTGCGCTCGCCCCGGCGGCCACCGAACAGGAGGCCCAGGACTTCCTCGCCGCCATCCGCAAGGAGCACGCCGCCGCCACCCACAACTGCTGGGCCTACGTCATCGGCGCCGACGCCGCGATCCAGAAGGCGAGCGACGACGGCGAACCGGGCGGCACGGCCGGCGTCCCCATGCTCCAGATGCTGCTGCGCCGCGACATGCGGTACGTCGTCGCCGTCGTCACCCGCTACTACGGCGGCGTCAAGCTCGGTGCCGGCGGGCTGATCCGGGCGTACGGCGGAGCGGTCGGCGAGGCGCTGGACACCCTCGGCACCCTCACGCGGCGCCGCTTCCGGCTGGCCACGGTGACCGTCGACCACCAGCGCGCGGGCAAGGTGCAGAACGACCTGAGGTCGACCGGGCGCGAGGTACGGGACGTGCAGTACGGAGAGGCGGTCACGATCGAGATCGGTCTGCCGGACGCCGATGTGGAGGCGTTCCGGGCGTGGCTCGCGGATGCGACGGCGGGGACGGCGGGGTTCGAGCTCGGGGAAGAGGCGTACGGGGACGCTTGA